From the genome of Streptomyces sp. S4.7:
TGGTCGTAACGGGTCGCGATGACGGTGTACTTGACCCCGGGCACGGTGTCACCGCCCGCGTTGAGCTTCGTGAGGAACGCCGATCCGGCGATCTGGTCGGCGAGTCCGGGGGTCTTCTCGGTGAGCAGGTCCTCCGCGCCGGGGAAGTGCGGCAGCAGTTTCGTCAGGCCGAGCAGGGTCGTGCCGTGGTTGTCGGGCGCGAGTCCGACCAGGGCGTTCACCTTCTGTGCCCCGCCGAGGAACTTGAGGTAGTGGCGGGGCATCATGCCGCCCTGGGAGTGGCCGACGATGTCGGCCTCCGGGGCGCCCGTGGCGGCGAGTACCCGGTCGACGTACGCGCTCAACTGCTCGGCCGACTTGTCGATGGGGCCGAGACCGTTGAAGAACGGCACGCCGGGGAGCTGCCCGTAGTCGAGGGAGAAGACGCAGTAGCCGCGGTTCACCAGGTACGGGGCGAGACCGAGCCAGTTGTCGACGGAGTTCCCGAAGGTACCGTGGACGAGGACGACGGGGCGGGGGTGGGCGGCCGACGGCTTGCAGGAGTAGTTGTTCCAGCCGCTGCTCGCGGCGGCGGCGTTGACGGACGCGGGGGCGGTGACGGCTGTCGGGGTCGCGGTGGGGGCGGCCGCGACGGCGGGGGCGGTGGTGGCGGCC
Proteins encoded in this window:
- a CDS encoding alpha/beta fold hydrolase, which translates into the protein MLPWKRAFGPLAALLLAVSAATTAPAVAAAPTATPTAVTAPASVNAAAASSGWNNYSCKPSAAHPRPVVLVHGTFGNSVDNWLGLAPYLVNRGYCVFSLDYGQLPGVPFFNGLGPIDKSAEQLSAYVDRVLAATGAPEADIVGHSQGGMMPRHYLKFLGGAQKVNALVGLAPDNHGTTLLGLTKLLPHFPGAEDLLTEKTPGLADQIAGSAFLTKLNAGGDTVPGVKYTVIATRYDQVVTPYRSQFLSGPDVRNVTLQDLCAVNVSEHLAIGLIDRIAFHEVANALDPARATPTTCASVVG